One genomic window of Pseudomonadales bacterium includes the following:
- a CDS encoding TIGR03761 family integrating conjugative element protein, which yields MNSDAQQSHESTAENQNESVPGALQGEVWLTIQTYQAQSLIRGRRAADGKPAIMGLIGFADRLKSLWQAVRFDDPYADWWLLKVEEGVADIRAQLQGLQQRMDALITESNSALEFTVAQSSRPQRVSLQFANPYAFRAAQLLGEYDRLMCADMTLHYLGLDMPTDLIEQVSGSGRWVRRVFALPQGYHCLDVRRSDIRQGTPAAIKARERMGKIPQDILNGERLPSLRPLAFQQLNNNAIADSDEG from the coding sequence ATGAATTCAGATGCACAGCAGTCACACGAGAGTACAGCCGAAAATCAAAACGAGTCAGTGCCAGGCGCCCTGCAGGGTGAAGTCTGGTTGACGATTCAGACCTATCAGGCCCAGAGCCTGATCCGCGGCCGCCGTGCAGCCGATGGCAAGCCTGCCATTATGGGATTGATCGGTTTTGCAGATCGGCTGAAGTCGCTATGGCAGGCCGTCCGCTTCGACGACCCTTATGCCGACTGGTGGTTGCTCAAAGTGGAAGAGGGCGTTGCCGATATCCGAGCACAGCTGCAGGGATTGCAGCAAAGGATGGACGCCCTTATCACTGAATCCAACAGTGCTCTCGAATTCACCGTCGCACAATCGAGTCGACCACAGCGCGTATCGTTACAGTTCGCCAATCCCTACGCCTTTCGCGCAGCACAGTTGCTGGGTGAGTACGACCGGTTGATGTGCGCAGACATGACGTTGCATTACTTAGGTCTCGACATGCCCACTGACCTCATTGAGCAGGTGTCGGGTAGTGGGCGATGGGTGCGCCGGGTGTTTGCGTTGCCCCAGGGGTATCACTGCCTGGACGTTCGTCGCTCCGATATCCGGCAGGGAACACCGGCAGCCATCAAAGCGAGAGAGCGGATGGGCAAGATTCCCCAGGACATCCTCAATGGTGAGCGGTTGCCGTCTCTGCGTCCCCTGGCATTTCAACAGCTGAATAACAACGCCATCGCAGATTCTGACGAGGGCTGA